One genomic window of Deinococcus ruber includes the following:
- a CDS encoding DNA topoisomerase IB has product MTTRTDLLQEEYLRREGDKPGEFRYFLPDGSEYRDEAGLARIAALAVPPAYQQVFVSPEAEAEVQAFGRDAAGRLQYRYHPDFVQAGAMRKWQRLTRFAGVLPTLRTVTTSDLRASGLPRRKVLALMTRLLHVARFRVGSDAYARGNKTYGLSTLRQRHVKVEGRTLIFDFRGKHGIWQHRETTDSTLSANISRLLELPGPWLFQSVDNENHRSRVHSHDLNAYLKEVMGPFTAKDFRTWGGTLLAAEFLAEAGPPDSDRAARAALVECVKAVAADLGNTPAVTRASYICPVIFDRYQAGRILDDYEPKATRGGEDYSGLTRSEAALKRMLESERSLRRGASRQKST; this is encoded by the coding sequence ATGACCACCCGAACCGACCTTCTTCAGGAAGAATATCTGCGCCGCGAAGGCGACAAGCCGGGAGAGTTCCGCTACTTTCTTCCGGACGGCAGCGAATACCGCGACGAGGCCGGACTGGCCCGCATCGCGGCGTTGGCGGTGCCGCCCGCGTATCAGCAGGTGTTCGTTTCGCCTGAGGCCGAGGCCGAGGTGCAGGCGTTCGGACGCGACGCCGCTGGACGACTTCAGTACCGTTATCACCCCGATTTCGTGCAGGCGGGGGCCATGCGGAAATGGCAGCGCCTGACGCGTTTTGCGGGCGTGCTGCCCACGCTCAGAACCGTGACCACCTCTGATCTGCGGGCATCCGGCCTGCCCCGCCGCAAGGTGCTGGCCCTGATGACGCGTCTGCTGCATGTGGCACGCTTCCGGGTGGGCAGCGACGCGTATGCACGCGGCAACAAGACCTATGGCCTCAGCACCCTGCGGCAGCGGCACGTCAAGGTCGAGGGCCGCACGCTGATCTTCGACTTCCGGGGCAAGCACGGCATCTGGCAGCACCGCGAAACCACCGATTCCACGCTCAGTGCCAACATCTCGCGGCTGCTGGAGTTGCCCGGCCCGTGGCTGTTTCAGAGTGTCGACAACGAAAACCACCGCAGCCGGGTGCATTCCCACGATCTGAACGCGTATCTGAAAGAAGTGATGGGGCCCTTTACCGCCAAGGATTTCCGCACCTGGGGGGGCACGTTGCTGGCCGCCGAGTTTCTGGCCGAGGCAGGGCCGCCGGACAGCGACCGGGCCGCCCGTGCCGCGCTGGTCGAGTGCGTGAAAGCGGTGGCTGCCGATCTGGGCAATACCCCCGCCGTGACGCGTGCCAGCTACATCTGTCCGGTGATTTTCGACCGGTATCAGGCGGGCCGCATTCTGGACGATTACGAGCCGAAGGCCACTCGCGGCGGCGAAGACTACAGCGGCCTGACCCGCAGCGAAGCCGCCCTGAAACGCATGCTGGAAAGCGAACGCAGCCTCAGGCGCGGGGCGAGCAGGCAGAAGAGCACCTGA
- a CDS encoding GAF domain-containing protein, whose protein sequence is MNVPSDDPSVPTTAIPATGQDDVPAPALFEWLARQVGEAAGVQAAADELVRGLRDVAGIDWLFLVQAGRGRWSLVAAAGNPPEHILTPFRRGLPYHQGVMGRAIRQNRAIFVPRYDQEVSALGEAAHTFGGASAYLPLRGASGLPWGGIFLSSRVPRDEWTPALRRALEEFADRLSGALERAVLVGHAVALAAVSRLSEETLPPAEAAVRAGAAIAAAAHLEAFSLLRVSQNATEALAGWSRTQPPLPQLIEEICRLPQVQASVQNQGRRAAGLTLTTLALPEALGTGAAAWVVLPSGTNPANPLAAGEETQLGTDGQLVVVALRWGGSAPQSEPHMSPFLAPGGEWSADDRVLLEAAARAVAVAAEREQMLSALSVQTAHTRLLLELSQRAFAAHGVLEAVEAVMTPLLSALRASYVIFAQREGREFLMRAGVGTPPPPLTRQDFSFRVRDDAGSVGQAVLTCGVTTASTLSDLPEASEFLHPEKVAAASVVVRGPKSMDGVLIVLSEGPRHWTPADVRLLEAVGDTLSGVLERLHREEQARLTAREYEIQAVLATRLQQVEHPLDLARAGLDACVELIGCHHASYLDLQTGPLVWSGNAPPVFVAAMTSIMGQPLADARRLAAAPPQVTWHLDYAATPDAQPTFVEAGLRSTAFIPVQVDDVPIGVLLLAWFDVLKAPPPGAEAALHTLADRLSRSFERNAHIRQIEATREGALQTLGAALEAREFETHGHTERVVSASVRLGTRLGLSREDLDALRQGAYLHDIGKLMVPDVVLLKPGPLSPHEREQMLCHTHLGADLAASIPTLPPLARQVVRWHHERWDGSGYPDGLTAQAIPLAARIFSVVDVYDALTTVQPYKTAWTPQDARAELIRQAGRQFDPAVVSAFLAQLGEAEHLSAAPDAGDPPGPGVRPAAGPPNRKSLDRLLERGLEIASLSDPSQVISRALDLALDLLSVQTAVVWLGPDAGGELELAYALGAPGSAPRQGTRIPLSSGVVGAAAAQGMPLRVRDSSGGLSHADRDELHGSVLAVPIIRAQTVLGVLVASRNPGQEISSEDQAILERLAQVIGIALENVQRVRELEDLRTQAESVARIDHLTGVGNRLGLEQAYADARRSALPGTPMSVAVLDLVGFKVINDRYGHPQGDEVLRQVAAELKRSHPGTFRLGGDEFALLLALDVQQATAEVRRVIERIEQLDTGTAGKVGANAGVAQWKPGTSSLEMLLARADQRMYRAKRAGLPTAPDDESSDR, encoded by the coding sequence ATGAACGTGCCTTCCGACGATCCGTCTGTGCCCACGACAGCCATTCCGGCCACCGGCCAGGATGACGTGCCTGCTCCCGCGCTGTTCGAGTGGCTGGCCCGGCAGGTCGGAGAAGCGGCGGGCGTTCAGGCAGCGGCAGACGAGCTGGTGCGTGGTCTGCGCGACGTGGCGGGGATCGACTGGCTGTTTCTGGTGCAGGCCGGGCGTGGACGCTGGTCGCTGGTGGCTGCGGCGGGCAACCCTCCCGAACATATCCTGACTCCCTTTCGCCGGGGACTGCCCTACCACCAGGGTGTGATGGGACGCGCCATCCGGCAGAACCGCGCGATCTTCGTGCCGCGCTATGACCAGGAAGTGTCGGCGCTGGGTGAAGCGGCGCACACCTTCGGAGGAGCCAGCGCGTACCTGCCGCTGCGGGGCGCGAGCGGGCTGCCCTGGGGCGGCATCTTCCTGTCGAGCAGGGTTCCCAGAGACGAGTGGACGCCGGCCCTCCGCCGGGCACTGGAGGAATTTGCCGACCGGCTTTCGGGGGCGCTGGAACGGGCGGTGCTGGTGGGCCACGCGGTTGCACTGGCAGCGGTGTCGCGGCTGTCGGAAGAGACGCTGCCCCCCGCAGAAGCAGCGGTGCGGGCCGGAGCCGCGATTGCAGCGGCGGCCCACCTCGAAGCCTTCAGCCTGCTGCGGGTCAGCCAGAACGCCACGGAGGCGCTGGCCGGATGGAGCCGCACCCAGCCGCCGCTCCCGCAGCTGATCGAGGAGATCTGCCGACTGCCCCAGGTTCAGGCGTCGGTACAGAACCAGGGCAGAAGGGCCGCCGGACTGACGCTGACGACCCTCGCGCTACCGGAAGCGCTGGGAACAGGCGCAGCGGCGTGGGTGGTGCTGCCCAGCGGCACGAATCCGGCGAACCCGCTGGCAGCGGGCGAAGAAACACAGCTCGGCACAGACGGCCAGCTGGTGGTGGTGGCGCTGCGCTGGGGCGGGAGCGCGCCGCAATCGGAACCACACATGAGCCCGTTTTTGGCACCAGGGGGCGAGTGGTCGGCAGACGACCGCGTGCTGCTGGAAGCTGCCGCCCGTGCGGTCGCGGTGGCTGCCGAGCGCGAGCAGATGCTGAGCGCTCTGAGTGTGCAGACTGCCCACACCCGCCTGCTGCTGGAACTCAGTCAGCGGGCTTTTGCTGCACACGGCGTACTGGAAGCGGTGGAGGCGGTGATGACGCCGCTGCTGAGTGCGCTGCGGGCGAGCTATGTGATCTTCGCGCAGCGGGAAGGCCGCGAGTTTCTGATGCGGGCCGGGGTGGGCACGCCGCCGCCCCCGCTCACCCGGCAGGACTTCAGCTTCCGGGTACGCGACGATGCAGGCAGCGTGGGTCAGGCGGTGCTGACGTGCGGCGTGACGACCGCTTCGACCCTGAGCGATCTACCGGAAGCCTCGGAGTTCCTGCATCCCGAGAAAGTGGCGGCGGCCAGCGTGGTGGTGCGTGGGCCAAAGTCTATGGACGGCGTGCTGATCGTGCTGAGCGAGGGGCCACGGCACTGGACGCCCGCAGACGTGAGGCTGCTGGAAGCGGTGGGAGACACGCTGTCAGGCGTGCTGGAGCGGCTGCACCGCGAGGAACAGGCCCGTCTGACAGCGCGGGAGTATGAAATACAGGCGGTGCTGGCGACACGGCTTCAGCAGGTCGAACATCCGCTGGATCTCGCGAGGGCAGGGCTGGATGCCTGCGTCGAACTGATCGGCTGCCACCACGCCAGCTACCTTGATCTTCAGACCGGGCCACTGGTCTGGAGCGGCAACGCCCCGCCCGTCTTCGTGGCCGCCATGACTTCGATCATGGGGCAGCCGCTCGCCGATGCACGCCGTCTGGCCGCCGCCCCGCCGCAGGTCACGTGGCATCTCGACTACGCCGCCACCCCAGACGCACAGCCCACGTTCGTGGAGGCCGGGCTGCGTTCGACGGCTTTTATTCCGGTACAGGTCGACGATGTGCCTATCGGCGTGCTGCTGCTGGCCTGGTTCGATGTCCTGAAGGCCCCGCCACCGGGCGCTGAGGCGGCGCTGCATACCCTGGCCGACAGGCTCAGCCGCAGCTTTGAACGCAACGCGCATATCCGCCAGATCGAGGCCACGCGGGAAGGTGCGCTCCAGACGCTGGGCGCGGCGCTGGAGGCACGCGAGTTCGAGACGCACGGACACACCGAGCGGGTGGTGAGCGCTTCCGTACGGCTGGGAACGCGGCTGGGCCTGTCACGCGAAGACCTCGACGCGCTGCGGCAGGGCGCGTATCTGCACGACATCGGCAAGCTGATGGTGCCCGACGTGGTGCTGCTCAAACCCGGCCCCCTCAGCCCACACGAGCGCGAGCAGATGCTGTGCCACACGCATCTGGGGGCCGATCTGGCAGCCAGTATTCCCACGCTGCCGCCGCTGGCCCGCCAGGTGGTGCGCTGGCATCACGAGCGCTGGGACGGCAGCGGCTACCCGGACGGCCTGACGGCCCAGGCGATTCCGCTGGCGGCACGGATCTTCAGTGTGGTCGATGTGTACGACGCCCTGACCACCGTGCAGCCGTACAAAACCGCCTGGACGCCCCAGGACGCACGCGCCGAGCTGATCCGGCAGGCGGGGCGGCAGTTCGATCCGGCTGTCGTGTCGGCCTTCCTGGCACAGCTCGGGGAAGCCGAACATCTGAGCGCCGCCCCGGACGCGGGTGATCCCCCGGGGCCGGGTGTGCGGCCCGCCGCTGGCCCGCCCAACCGCAAGAGCCTCGACCGCCTGCTGGAACGTGGCCTGGAGATCGCGTCGTTGTCCGATCCATCACAGGTGATCTCGCGGGCGCTCGATCTGGCACTCGATCTGCTGTCGGTACAGACGGCAGTGGTGTGGCTGGGGCCAGACGCCGGAGGTGAACTGGAACTGGCCTACGCGCTGGGAGCACCGGGATCGGCCCCCAGACAGGGCACCCGAATACCGCTGAGCAGCGGGGTGGTGGGCGCGGCGGCGGCTCAGGGCATGCCGCTGCGCGTCCGGGACTCTTCAGGCGGCCTGAGTCACGCAGACCGAGACGAGCTGCACGGTTCGGTGCTGGCCGTGCCGATCATACGGGCGCAGACGGTGCTGGGCGTCCTGGTGGCCTCGCGCAATCCTGGGCAGGAGATCAGCAGCGAAGATCAGGCGATTCTGGAACGGCTGGCACAGGTGATCGGCATTGCCCTGGAGAACGTCCAGCGCGTACGCGAACTGGAAGACCTGCGGACACAGGCCGAATCGGTGGCGAGAATCGATCACCTGACGGGCGTGGGGAACCGGCTGGGGCTGGAACAGGCATACGCCGATGCCCGGCGCAGCGCTCTGCCGGGCACGCCGATGAGTGTGGCGGTGCTCGATCTGGTGGGCTTCAAGGTCATCAACGACCGCTACGGGCACCCGCAGGGCGACGAGGTGCTTCGCCAGGTCGCCGCCGAACTGAAGCGCTCGCACCCCGGCACGTTCCGGCTCGGCGGCGACGAATTCGCGTTGCTGCTGGCCCTCGATGTGCAGCAGGCGACCGCAGAGGTCAGGCGGGTCATCGAGCGGATCGAGCAACTCGACACCGGCACGGCTGGAAAGGTCGGTGCCAACGCGGGCGTCGCCCAGTGGAAGCCCGGCACGTCGAGCCTGGAAATGCTGCTGGCCCGCGCCGACCAGCGCATGTACCGCGCCAAGCGGGCCGGACTGCCCACCGCGCCGGATGACGAGAGCAGCGACCGCTGA